GCGCATGTCCTTGGCGAGGATGTCCGCCTTATAGATGAAGTTCCACGGCGACGAGAGGTTGAGGAGGAAGGACGACTCGGGCCACTTCAGCCGGAACCGGATCGTGTGGGGATCCGGGGCCTCCACCACCTCCACGGCCTGGTAGGAGGCCTTCCGCGAGGACTTCATCCCCTGGGGCGGGAAGATGATCTTGTCGAAGCTCGCCTTGACGTCCCGGGAGGTCATCTCGCTCCCGTCGTGGAACTTGACCCCCTTGCGGAGCTTGAAGGTGTACATCATCCCGTCCTTGGCGATCACCCAGGACTCGGCCAGGTCGCCAGCCGGCTTGGTACCGGTCTTGTCGAACGGATCCACTCGCAGGAGGGTGTTGTAGTGGGGAGCGACGGGGTGGATGAGCCCGAAGGTCTCCTCCTGGTGTCCGTCGTAGCTGGGGGGCTGGGAGGGGACGGCGAAGACGAGCTCCCCGCCGTAACGGGGCTTGTTCTGGGCCGCTGCCGGGCCCGCCAGGCCTGCGAAGGCGACCGCCGTGGCGAGCAGCAGCACCAACGACCTCGCGATCGTGCTCATGGGCACCTCCCCCTAGGATTGTTGGGAACCGAGCCCCTGCGACTCAAACCGTGAAGAGAGCCCGCGGGTTCCGAGCGGTGGCCGTACCTTAGCCACTGCGCCGGCGGTCTGTCAAGGGGGAGGGCGTCACTCTCGGACCCTAGACCCTGATGCATGCCGCCCGATGATCCGGGCGCACCTCCCGGAGCTCGGGAACGAGCCGCCGGCACTCCTGCACGGCAATGGGGCAGCGGGGGTGGAAGACGCAGCCCGAGGGCGGGTGAAGGGGGCTCGGCACCTCGCCCCCGAGGACCACCCGCTCCCGGCCCGCCTCCACCGCTGGGTCCGGGATCGGGACGGCCGAGAGGAGCGCCTTCGTGTAGGGGTGCTGGGGGTTCTCGTAGAGCGACTTCCGATCGGTGATCTCCGCGATCTTGCCCAGGTACATGACGGCCACGCGATCGGAGATGTGCCGCACCACCGAGAGGTCGTGGGCCACGAAGAGGTACGTGAGCCCGAACTCGGCCTGCAGCTCCTCCAGCAGGTTGATGATCTGGGCCTGGATCGAGACATCCAGGGCCGACACCGGCTCGTCGCAGACGATGAGGCTCGGCTCCATGGCCAGCGCCCGGGCGACGCCGACCCGCTGCCGCTGCCCGCCCGACAGCTCGTGGGGGTAGCGGTCGGCCATGGCCGGCAGGAGCCCGGCATGCGACAGGAGCTGCGTCACCCGCGCCTTCCGCGCCGAGCGCTCGGGAACGATCCCGTGGACAGCCAGGGGCTCGGCGATGATCTGCCCCACGGTCATCCGCGGGTTGAGCGAGCTGTACGGGTCCTGGAAGATGACCTGCATCCGGCGCCGGACCTTCCTGAGCTCCTGGTGGTTGAGCCCGGTCAGGTCCCGCCCCTCGAAGATGACCTGGCCGCTGGTGGGCGTCTCGAGCTGGAGGATGCAGCGGCCCGTGGTGGTCTTCCCGCAGCCCGACTCGCCCACGAGCCCCAGGGTCTCGCCCCGGCGGATCGAGAAGCTCACACCGTCCACGGCCTTGACCAGGGCGGGCTTGCCCCCGAAGAAGCCGCCGCCCACGGGAAAGTGCTTCACCAGGTTGCGGACCTCGAGAATGACGTCGCTCATCCGTGCCCGTTTTTTCCCAGCTGCCCCGCCACCCAGCAGGCCGAGACGTGCTCGGGCCCCACCCTCTCGAGCTCGGGGCGCTCGGCCCGGCAGCGGTCGATGGCGAAGGCGCAGCGCGGGGCGAAGGCGCAGCCGGGCGGCAGCCGCGTGAGGTCCGGGGGCTGGCCCGGGATGGGCGCGAGCTTGGCCTTCCTGGGCTCGTCGAGCCGCGGCACCGACCGGAGCAGGCCGAGGGTGTAGGGGTGGCGGGGGTGGGCGTAGATCTCCCGGGCCGTGCCGCGCTCCACGATGCGGCTGGCGTACATCACGTTGACGCGGTCCGCGTAGCGGGCCACGACGCCGAGGTTGTGGGTGATCATGAGCATCGCCACGCCGAGCTTGCGCGAGAGGTCCTTCAGCAGCTCCAGGATCTGGGCCTGGATGGTCACGTCGAGCGCCGTCGTCGGCTCGTCGGCCAGGATGAGCGACGGGTTGCAGGCCAGCGCCATGGCGACCATGATCCGCTGGCGCATCCCCCCGCTGAACTGATGCGGGTACTGGCCGAGCCGGCGCTCGGGGTC
This region of Candidatus Rokuibacteriota bacterium genomic DNA includes:
- a CDS encoding dipeptide ABC transporter ATP-binding protein; this translates as MSDVILEVRNLVKHFPVGGGFFGGKPALVKAVDGVSFSIRRGETLGLVGESGCGKTTTGRCILQLETPTSGQVIFEGRDLTGLNHQELRKVRRRMQVIFQDPYSSLNPRMTVGQIIAEPLAVHGIVPERSARKARVTQLLSHAGLLPAMADRYPHELSGGQRQRVGVARALAMEPSLIVCDEPVSALDVSIQAQIINLLEELQAEFGLTYLFVAHDLSVVRHISDRVAVMYLGKIAEITDRKSLYENPQHPYTKALLSAVPIPDPAVEAGRERVVLGGEVPSPLHPPSGCVFHPRCPIAVQECRRLVPELREVRPDHRAACIRV
- a CDS encoding ABC transporter ATP-binding protein; protein product: MDVLLEVRDLQTQFSTGGGVVRAVDGVSWDVRAGETVALVGESGCGKSVSALSVMRLVAAPAGRIVGGAILFKGRDLLALSDEEMRRIRGREISMVFQEPMTSLNPVLTVGRQVTETMEIHLGMTPAQARGRAAEILTLVGISDPERRLGQYPHQFSGGMRQRIMVAMALACNPSLILADEPTTALDVTIQAQILELLKDLSRKLGVAMLMITHNLGVVARYADRVNVMYASRIVERGTAREIYAHPRHPYTLGLLRSVPRLDEPRKAKLAPIPGQPPDLTRLPPGCAFAPRCAFAIDRCRAERPELERVGPEHVSACWVAGQLGKNGHG